A single region of the Streptomyces sp. NBC_00425 genome encodes:
- a CDS encoding winged helix-turn-helix transcriptional regulator: MEEAARESCKPVDGGLTRVFVLLGKRWTGLIVAVLMERPVHFSDLCRAIPGISERMLSDRLSELGAAGLVVREVDAGPPLRVAYRLTEAGVALGPALAELQEWAGRYLPEAQHGGCPRATTGAPER; the protein is encoded by the coding sequence ATGGAGGAAGCGGCCAGGGAGTCCTGCAAACCGGTGGACGGCGGGCTCACGCGCGTCTTCGTGTTGCTCGGCAAGCGCTGGACCGGCCTGATCGTGGCCGTGCTGATGGAGCGCCCGGTGCACTTCTCCGACCTGTGCCGCGCCATTCCGGGCATCAGTGAGCGCATGCTGTCGGACCGGCTGAGCGAGCTGGGCGCCGCCGGTCTGGTGGTGCGCGAGGTGGACGCGGGGCCGCCGCTGCGCGTCGCCTACCGGCTCACCGAGGCCGGTGTGGCCCTCGGGCCGGCCCTGGCCGAGCTGCAGGAGTGGGCGGGGCGCTATCTGCCGGAGGCGCAGCACGGCGGATGCCCCCGCGCGACGACCGGCGCACCGGAGAGGTGA